CGGTCACCGACAGCGCGATGCTCGCTGCGCTCGGGGCATCCCAGCTCGTCTTGTCCGGCGGGTCGAGGATCACCCAGTCATCGGACGGTTCGCCGCGGTTCACATACCCCAGCGCCGCCCGCCAGAAGTCGCCGGCGCGTTCGATGTCCTCGACGGTCAGCACGATCGTTCCGATGCGCAACATGACCCCATCATCCGCGTACCCCGCGACACGGTCCAGGGTCTGACGCCGAACCCGAGCGGGCAAGTTGCGCCCGAGCGGGCAGCGTGTGCAACGTGGCGGCGTGCCCGCTCGGGAGCAGAGTGCCCGCTCGCGAGGTTCGCATCGGCACGGGCCGTAGGATGATCCCTCGTGGCAGGCACCCCCAGTAAGAAGCGCAAGCGTCCCGGTCCGTCCAAACAGGTGCACCGGGGCAATCCGCAGAAGGCGCACGAGTCTCGAGACCCGCGCCGGGTCGAGAAGGCGACGCCGCGCGACTGGATCGCCGCTGCCCGCCTCCGCACGCTTCCGCTGGCGATCACGCCGATCCTGATCGGCACGGGCGCGGCCCTGGTCGTGGACCGCGAGTTCCACTGGGTGATCGCCCTGTTCTGCCTGATCGTCTCGGTCAGCCTGCAGATCGGCGTCAACTTCGCGAACGACTACAGCGACGGCATCCGCGGCACCGATGATCACCGGGTCGGCCCCGCACGCCTGACCGCGTCGGGCAAGGCGTCCGCGCGCAGCGTGATGTTCGCGGCGCTGCTCTTCTTCGCGGTCGGTGCGCTCGCGGGGATCGCGATCGTGATCCGCACCCAGCAGTGGTGGCTGCTCCTGGTCGGCGCGGTCTGCATCCTCGCAGCCTGGTTCTACACCGGCGGCAAGCGGCCCTATGGCTACTACGGCCTGGGCGAGCTGTTCGTGTTCGTGTTCTTCGGTCTGGTCGCGACCGTCGGAACGACGTACGTCCAGGTGCTCGCGGTGCCGCAGGAGGCCTGGTTCGGCGCTGCGGCCGCCGGGTTCCTCGCATGTGCGGTGCTGCTCGCGAACAACCTGCGCGACATCGACCAGGACCGGATCGCCGGAAAGCGCACCCTCACCGTGCTCATCGGCAAGCGGGCGACCCAGGCGCTGTTCACGGTGTTCGTGCTCGTGCCGTTCGCGATCTCGGCGTGGCTGGCGCTGTATTACCCGATCGCGTGGCTCACGCTGCTCGCACTGCTCGGTGCGCTGCCTGCGATCCTCATCGTGTGGACGTACCGGCTGCCGCGGGAACTGGTCGTCGCGCTGAGCGTGACCTCGCTGACCTCAGTCGCGTACGGGGCGCTGCTGCTCTGGGCGTTCGTCGGCTGACC
This portion of the Microbacterium pygmaeum genome encodes:
- a CDS encoding 1,4-dihydroxy-2-naphthoate polyprenyltransferase, coding for MAGTPSKKRKRPGPSKQVHRGNPQKAHESRDPRRVEKATPRDWIAAARLRTLPLAITPILIGTGAALVVDREFHWVIALFCLIVSVSLQIGVNFANDYSDGIRGTDDHRVGPARLTASGKASARSVMFAALLFFAVGALAGIAIVIRTQQWWLLLVGAVCILAAWFYTGGKRPYGYYGLGELFVFVFFGLVATVGTTYVQVLAVPQEAWFGAAAAGFLACAVLLANNLRDIDQDRIAGKRTLTVLIGKRATQALFTVFVLVPFAISAWLALYYPIAWLTLLALLGALPAILIVWTYRLPRELVVALSVTSLTSVAYGALLLWAFVG